A window of Bacillus sp. E(2018) contains these coding sequences:
- a CDS encoding ABC transporter ATP-binding protein, with protein MSILKAVKLHKSYGNKNNKQHVLKGIDLSVEKGEFISIMGASGSGKTTLLNVLSSIDQVSEGTIQINSFEMTAMKEKQLAEFRKNNLGFIFQDYNLLDTLTVKENILLPLSITKTPKKEADKKFDQVATELGILEIKDKYPNEISGGQKQRTSAARAFIHEPSIIFADEPTGALDSKSASDLLNKLSGLNENRQATILMVTHDPVAASYCSRVVFIKDGQIYTQLMKGEQDRQSFFSDIMKTQGVLGGVQHEH; from the coding sequence ATGAGTATATTGAAAGCAGTTAAGCTTCATAAGAGCTATGGAAATAAAAATAATAAACAGCACGTCCTTAAAGGCATTGATCTTTCCGTTGAAAAAGGTGAGTTCATCAGTATCATGGGAGCATCTGGATCCGGTAAAACGACGTTATTAAACGTTCTTTCTTCCATCGATCAAGTGAGCGAAGGAACGATTCAAATTAACTCATTTGAGATGACAGCTATGAAGGAAAAACAGCTGGCAGAATTCAGAAAGAACAACCTTGGTTTTATCTTTCAAGACTACAACCTATTGGATACGTTAACGGTTAAAGAAAATATTCTGCTGCCGCTTTCGATAACCAAAACACCGAAAAAAGAAGCAGATAAGAAATTTGATCAAGTCGCAACAGAGCTTGGTATTTTAGAGATAAAAGATAAATATCCGAACGAGATCTCAGGTGGTCAAAAGCAGCGAACATCTGCGGCGCGTGCATTTATTCATGAGCCGAGCATCATCTTCGCGGATGAACCAACCGGAGCTCTCGATTCCAAGTCTGCGTCTGACCTTCTAAACAAACTAAGCGGTCTTAACGAGAACAGACAAGCGACGATTCTAATGGTGACGCATGATCCTGTAGCAGCAAGCTATTGCAGCCGTGTGGTGTTTATAAAAGACGGACAGATCTACACGCAGCTTATGAAAGGAGAGCAAGATCGACAGAGTTTCTTTAGTGATATTATGAAAACGCAAGGTGTTTTAGGTGGTGTTCAACATGAACATTAA
- a CDS encoding ABC transporter permease: MNINQLIFRNLKKNLRNYYLYVFALVFSSALYFAFVTLQYDPSMDAVEGSVKGEAAIRAASILLVVIVSVFLLYANNIFIKRRSKEIGLFQLIGMTKGKIFRILSIENLFLYFGSLLIGIFAGFSFSKLMILVLFKTTGVDSIASLRFSPQALVQTVLVFTAIYLLIMIMNYTFIKRQTILSLFRVTSSTEITVKKLSRFEMVMGIVGLVLITTGYIVSSKLFGGDFTTMPQLFGAMIFILAAVILGTYFFYKGSVSFLLNLVRKRKGGYLSINEVMSLASVMFRMKSNALLLMIITTVSALSIALLCLAYISYYSAEKTAANNVPHDFAVIDRESADTFEGALKKNNIPYSEKSIEVIQVTVNASQLIDRSLEELVIDPKAMPLPLISEKSVHGMDVSPDEVVFTGYNDLLQKFMPLKSSGSIKIKGKTETLTQRYVGLEDIYPVSWYFTAGGVPTAIVDDAIFKKMKKDINPKVQKESTLYIGIDIKNNGQLEKADKLFKSTETYKKLYNESRHEISTNQKKNMGLMMFIVGFLGLTFLVTSGCILYFKQMDEGESEKPNYMILRKLGYTQSDLLKGIQYKQLFNFGIPLVVGLLHSYFAVQSGWFLFGAELWTPMIIVMVMYTILYSIFGLLSVLYYKKVVREAL, from the coding sequence ATGAACATTAATCAGCTCATCTTTCGCAATTTAAAGAAAAACTTAAGAAACTATTACCTGTATGTTTTTGCTCTAGTATTTAGTTCTGCTCTTTACTTTGCATTTGTAACGCTTCAATATGATCCGTCTATGGATGCTGTAGAAGGTTCTGTAAAAGGTGAAGCAGCGATTCGAGCCGCTTCTATCCTGCTTGTTGTAATCGTATCCGTCTTTCTGCTTTACGCGAACAACATCTTTATCAAACGGCGCAGCAAAGAGATCGGGCTATTCCAGTTGATCGGAATGACAAAAGGAAAGATCTTTCGCATTCTTTCAATCGAAAACTTATTCCTCTACTTTGGTTCCCTATTGATCGGAATCTTTGCAGGATTTTCGTTTTCAAAATTAATGATTCTCGTTTTGTTCAAAACGACGGGTGTTGATTCAATCGCATCTCTACGGTTTTCACCACAAGCACTTGTACAAACGGTTCTTGTTTTTACAGCGATCTATCTGTTGATTATGATAATGAATTACACGTTCATTAAAAGGCAGACCATCCTATCCCTTTTCCGTGTCACCTCTTCTACTGAGATCACCGTGAAAAAACTTTCTCGCTTTGAGATGGTGATGGGAATCGTGGGTCTCGTTCTAATCACGACAGGTTATATCGTATCTTCCAAACTGTTTGGCGGCGATTTTACAACGATGCCTCAATTATTTGGAGCGATGATCTTTATTTTGGCTGCCGTTATTTTAGGTACGTATTTCTTTTACAAAGGCTCTGTCAGTTTTCTGCTTAACCTAGTGAGAAAACGAAAAGGTGGCTATCTATCGATCAACGAAGTGATGTCGCTCGCATCTGTCATGTTCCGTATGAAGTCGAACGCCCTTCTGCTCATGATTATCACCACCGTTTCAGCGCTCTCGATCGCTTTGTTGTGCCTTGCTTATATCTCGTATTATTCAGCAGAGAAAACGGCTGCAAATAATGTTCCGCATGATTTCGCCGTTATCGATAGAGAATCAGCAGATACGTTCGAAGGAGCTTTAAAGAAGAACAATATTCCGTATTCAGAAAAGTCGATTGAAGTGATTCAGGTGACGGTTAACGCCTCGCAGCTTATTGATCGAAGCTTAGAAGAACTCGTCATCGATCCAAAAGCGATGCCGCTTCCTTTAATCAGCGAAAAGTCAGTACATGGCATGGATGTTTCTCCTGATGAAGTGGTCTTTACCGGCTATAACGACCTGCTTCAAAAGTTTATGCCTTTAAAGAGCTCTGGTTCTATTAAGATTAAAGGAAAGACAGAAACGCTCACTCAACGTTACGTAGGTTTAGAAGATATTTATCCCGTATCCTGGTATTTCACAGCTGGAGGCGTTCCTACAGCGATCGTTGATGATGCTATTTTTAAGAAGATGAAAAAAGATATCAATCCTAAGGTACAAAAAGAATCCACCCTCTATATTGGGATAGACATTAAAAATAACGGACAACTAGAAAAAGCAGATAAACTGTTTAAATCAACCGAAACGTACAAAAAGCTATACAACGAATCTCGTCATGAGATCAGCACGAATCAAAAGAAAAACATGGGACTCATGATGTTTATCGTAGGTTTCCTAGGACTGACTTTCCTTGTCACCTCAGGGTGTATCCTCTACTTCAAACAGATGGACGAGGGAGAAAGTGAAAAGCCGAACTATATGATTCTGCGAAAACTAGGGTACACGCAAAGTGATCTGTTGAAAGGGATTCAATATAAACAGCTCTTTAACTTTGGAATTCCACTGGTGGTCGGCTTGCTTCATAGCTATTTCGCCGTACAATCGGGTTGGTTCCTGTTCGGAGCTGAACTTTGGACACCGATGATTATCGTCATGGTCATGTATACGATCCTCTATTCAATCTTTGGCTTGTTGTCAGTCCTCTATTATAAGAAAGTGGTTAGAGAAGCACTTTAG
- a CDS encoding 3-hydroxybutyrate dehydrogenase, whose protein sequence is MVENKVVVITGSASGIGFEIGKTFAENGSKVVLTDLNEEGVKKAAEELKGLGLEAIGLKADVTSEEDIKSMIETAHKEYGRVDVLINNAGLQHVSPIEEFPTAKFELMIKIMLTAPFIATKHVMPIMKQQGFGRIINISSINGLIGFAGKAAYNSAKHGVIGLTKVAALESAAEGVTVNALCPGYVDTPLVRGQMEDLAKTRNVSLDKVLEEVIYPLVPQKRLMEVSEIADYAMFLSSDKAKSVTGQAIVIDGGYTAQ, encoded by the coding sequence ATGGTAGAAAATAAAGTAGTCGTTATTACAGGTTCTGCAAGTGGAATCGGATTTGAAATCGGAAAAACATTCGCAGAGAACGGAAGCAAAGTAGTCTTAACTGACCTTAATGAAGAAGGCGTAAAAAAGGCTGCAGAAGAATTAAAAGGTCTTGGACTTGAAGCAATCGGTCTTAAAGCTGACGTTACAAGTGAAGAAGACATCAAGAGCATGATCGAAACAGCACACAAAGAATATGGACGTGTTGACGTTCTGATCAACAACGCTGGTCTTCAGCACGTTTCACCGATCGAAGAGTTTCCAACAGCTAAATTCGAACTTATGATCAAAATCATGCTAACTGCACCATTCATCGCAACAAAGCATGTAATGCCGATCATGAAGCAACAAGGATTCGGACGTATCATTAACATCTCATCTATCAATGGTTTGATCGGATTTGCTGGTAAAGCGGCTTATAACAGTGCGAAACATGGTGTAATCGGTCTTACAAAAGTTGCTGCCCTTGAATCAGCAGCGGAAGGTGTTACAGTTAACGCACTTTGCCCAGGTTACGTGGACACACCACTTGTTCGTGGTCAGATGGAAGACTTAGCGAAAACAAGAAACGTTTCATTAGATAAAGTACTTGAAGAAGTTATCTACCCATTAGTTCCTCAAAAACGTCTGATGGAAGTTAGCGAGATCGCAGACTATGCGATGTTCCTATCAAGCGACAAAGCGAAAAGTGTAACTGGACAAGCAATCGTAATCGATGGCGGTTATACAGCTCAATAA
- a CDS encoding GntP family permease: MISIIIGLALLMFFAYLGWSIIWVAPIVAGIVALMSGLDLMDAYTNTYMTGFVDFAKAWFPIFLLGAVLGKLMEDTGAAKSVAIQFTKFIGEKRAILGVLVASAVLTYGGVSLFVVVFAIYPIALALFKKADISRRLIAPTIVLGAFTFTMTAVPGTPQIQNLIPMNTFKTTPMAGTIIGIVATLIMAVGGYFWLKFRENRLTAAGEKYTEPNKSKENEDEDEENLPNWILSLVPLIVVVILLNFLKIAPIPSLLAGILAILLINIKQYKKFIPSMNEGAKGSVMAIINTSAAVGFGAVVTSVPDFDKITDMLLGISSNPLVSESLVVQLLAMITGSASGGMGIALQALGGTYYDLSQSTGMSPEAFHRMASIASGASILPHNGALLTLLAVTQLTHKETYKDVFVVALIIPTIAVIVGIIMASMGII; encoded by the coding sequence TTGATTAGTATCATAATAGGTCTGGCTCTACTCATGTTTTTTGCGTACCTTGGCTGGTCGATCATCTGGGTCGCTCCAATCGTAGCGGGTATTGTTGCTCTTATGAGTGGTTTAGACTTGATGGACGCGTATACCAATACGTATATGACCGGCTTTGTAGATTTCGCAAAGGCATGGTTTCCGATCTTCTTATTAGGAGCTGTACTCGGTAAGTTGATGGAAGATACGGGAGCTGCTAAATCGGTTGCGATTCAGTTTACGAAGTTTATAGGTGAAAAACGTGCGATTCTTGGAGTTTTGGTAGCATCCGCTGTCTTAACTTACGGAGGCGTAAGTTTGTTTGTCGTTGTGTTCGCTATCTATCCGATCGCATTGGCATTGTTTAAAAAAGCAGATATCTCTAGAAGATTGATCGCACCTACGATCGTTCTTGGGGCATTCACGTTTACGATGACTGCTGTACCAGGTACACCGCAGATTCAAAACTTAATTCCGATGAATACGTTTAAGACAACCCCTATGGCGGGTACCATTATCGGTATTGTAGCTACGCTGATCATGGCAGTTGGCGGGTATTTCTGGCTGAAGTTTAGAGAGAACCGTTTAACAGCTGCTGGTGAAAAGTATACAGAACCAAATAAATCAAAAGAAAATGAAGATGAAGATGAGGAAAATCTTCCAAACTGGATTCTTTCATTAGTTCCTTTAATCGTTGTTGTTATTTTACTTAATTTCTTAAAAATTGCTCCAATTCCTTCGTTGTTAGCAGGAATTCTAGCTATTCTTCTTATCAATATCAAGCAATACAAAAAATTCATCCCTTCTATGAACGAAGGTGCTAAAGGTTCTGTAATGGCGATCATCAATACGAGTGCTGCCGTTGGATTCGGTGCGGTGGTAACGAGTGTTCCGGACTTCGACAAAATCACTGATATGCTTTTAGGAATCTCGAGCAACCCGCTCGTATCTGAATCCTTAGTCGTACAGCTTTTAGCGATGATCACAGGTTCAGCATCAGGTGGTATGGGAATCGCGTTACAAGCTCTTGGCGGAACGTATTATGATTTGTCTCAGTCAACAGGCATGAGTCCTGAAGCGTTCCATAGAATGGCATCCATTGCCTCTGGAGCATCGATCCTACCTCATAACGGAGCATTGTTAACCCTTCTTGCGGTAACACAGTTAACGCATAAGGAAACGTACAAAGATGTATTTGTAGTCGCTTTAATTATCCCTACCATTGCCGTAATCGTAGGAATCATTATGGCAAGCATGGGAATTATATAA
- a CDS encoding LysR family transcriptional regulator: protein MDIRQLTYFHAVAKHKSFTKASTVLHLSQPSLSKMVKSLEDELEMELIDRSSRQIELTEAGEIVFEQSKMILESLDNLSSNLYDLMNLKKGKIKIGIPPLIGFLFFPKIIKKFKASYPEIQIQLVEHGANRVQREVNDGLLDLGVVVMPLHEDKLEIVSFLTEHLMLFVHHSHPLANREKVSMKELENESFIIFKEGFTLHDRVIEECITAGFHPKISYESSQWDFISGMIGENLGVSIFPESIAKKVDQTLVKAIPIVDPSLPYKLGIIKKKDKYVTYATREFINMLSPFSE, encoded by the coding sequence ATGGATATTCGGCAATTAACCTATTTTCACGCTGTAGCCAAACATAAAAGCTTCACGAAAGCCTCTACTGTCTTGCATTTATCTCAGCCTAGTCTTAGTAAAATGGTAAAAAGTTTAGAAGACGAACTCGAGATGGAGCTGATCGATCGCTCTTCCAGACAGATTGAACTAACAGAAGCAGGCGAGATTGTGTTTGAACAGAGCAAGATGATTCTAGAGTCTTTAGACAACCTATCATCAAACCTTTACGACTTAATGAACTTAAAAAAAGGGAAGATTAAAATTGGAATTCCCCCGCTTATCGGCTTTTTATTTTTCCCTAAAATCATCAAGAAATTCAAAGCTTCTTATCCGGAAATACAGATTCAGCTCGTGGAACATGGAGCAAACCGTGTGCAGCGAGAAGTTAATGATGGCCTCTTAGATCTTGGGGTTGTCGTTATGCCCTTACATGAAGATAAACTCGAGATCGTTTCTTTCTTAACCGAGCACCTGATGCTGTTTGTTCATCATTCACATCCTCTTGCCAATAGAGAGAAAGTATCGATGAAGGAATTGGAGAATGAATCTTTTATTATCTTTAAAGAAGGCTTCACCCTGCATGATCGGGTGATCGAAGAGTGTATTACTGCTGGATTCCATCCGAAGATATCCTATGAAAGCTCACAATGGGACTTTATCAGCGGGATGATCGGGGAGAACTTAGGGGTTTCCATCTTTCCAGAATCGATCGCAAAAAAGGTAGATCAAACTTTAGTTAAAGCCATTCCAATCGTTGATCCATCACTTCCTTATAAGCTAGGTATTATTAAAAAGAAAGATAAATATGTAACGTATGCGACTCGAGAATTTATTAACATGCTTTCGCCATTTAGTGAATAA
- a CDS encoding carboxymuconolactone decarboxylase family protein, producing MEKDRFQNGLDKLMEYTLTNNRDISTHLKISDDLQDIAPDVGKYIIEFAYGEIYSRAGLTNKQRALVTISSLVTQGTEPQLELHINTGLTAGLTKDEIVESITHLIPYTGFPRVLNALTVAKKVFAMRDEEVSESKAH from the coding sequence ATGGAAAAAGATCGTTTTCAAAATGGATTAGATAAACTAATGGAATATACGTTAACAAACAACAGAGACATTTCAACACACTTAAAAATCTCAGATGATCTTCAAGATATCGCGCCAGATGTAGGAAAGTACATTATTGAATTTGCGTACGGCGAAATCTATTCACGAGCAGGATTGACGAACAAACAAAGAGCGCTTGTAACCATTTCTTCTCTTGTGACACAAGGAACGGAACCACAATTGGAGCTTCATATCAATACAGGTCTGACAGCAGGTCTAACGAAAGATGAGATCGTGGAGAGCATTACACACTTGATTCCGTATACAGGTTTTCCGCGTGTGTTGAACGCGTTAACGGTTGCGAAGAAAGTTTTTGCAATGCGTGATGAAGAAGTGAGTGAATCAAAGGCACATTAA